CGCTGCTGTTCAAGGTCGTCCAGGAGGGCCGCGGCGCCTGCCACACCGGCGAGCGCTCCTGCTTCTTCACGTCCTTCGCCGGCTGAGAGGCCGTGAACGCCCGGCCCAGCAGGCAGGAGTTCGGCCGCCTGGCGGCACACCACCGGGTGGTGCCGGTCTGGCGCGAGCTGCTCGCCGACCTGATCACGCCGGTGGCCGCCTTCTCGCGCATCGTCGGCGACGAGCCCGGTTTCCTGCTGGAGTCCACCGAGCGCCAGAACCGGTGGAGCCGCTTCTCGTTCATGGGATGCCGGCCTCGAGCCCGGATCGTCGCCCGGGGGCGGCGGCTGACCATCAGCGGTGACGACCTGGGGCCGGTCCCGATCGACGAGGGGGTCCTGGCGGCACTCGACGTGATCCTCGAACGCTTCCGCTCGCCGGCCATCGAGGGGCTGCCGCCGCTGCACTCCGGGGTCGTCGGCTATCTGGGCTACGACGTGGTGCGAGAGGTGGAGCGGCTCCCGAACCCGCCGGCCGACGACGTCGGGATGCCGGATGCGGTGCTGGACGTGATCGGCCGGTTCGTGGCCTTCGATCACTGGCGCCAGCGGGTGCTGCTCATCCATAACGTGATCCTGCCGCCCGAACCCACCGGGCAGGTGCTGGACGACGCCTACGAGGAGGCTCTGGAGTCGCTCGAGGAGTTGGCCCGCGCCGGGGCGCGACCCCAGCCCGAACCCCTGCTGGAGCCCCCCGGCGACCGGGATCCGCTGCCGGAGGTGTCCGCCGGCATGACTCCCGAGGACTACTGCGCGGCGGTGCGCGCCGCCAAGGAGCACATCCTGGAGGGCGACATCTTCCAGGTGGTGCTGTCGGAGCGCTTCGACTTCGAGCTAGAGGCCGACCCGTTCCAGCTCTACCGGGCGCTGCGCCAGATCAACCCCAGCCCGTACATGTACTTCCTGCGTCACCCCGAGGCAACGCTCGTCGGCAGCTCGCCCGAGCCGATGGTGCAGCTGCGCGACGGGCGGGTCACCTCCCGCCCCATCGCCGGCACCCGGCCCCGGGGGGCCGACGAGCGCGAGGACCGGCGCCTCGCGGGCGAGCTCGCCGAGCACCCCAAGGAGTTGGCCGAGCACCTCATGCTGCTGGATCTGGCGCGCAACGACGTGGGCCGGGTGGTGCGGCCCGGCACGCTGGGCACCGACGAACAAATGACGCTGGAGTACTACAGCCACGTCATGCACCTCACCTCGCAGGTCTCCGGCGAGTTGGCATCCGGGCACAGCCCCGTGGACGTGCTGCGAGCGACCCTTCCGGCGGGAACGGTCTCCGGCGCGCCCAAGGTGCGCGCCATGGAGATCATCGACGACCTCGAGCCCACCCGGCGAGGCCCCTACGCGGGCGTCGTGGGTTACCTCGACTTCTCCGGCAACCTCGACACGGCCATCTGTATCCGCACCGTGGCGGTGCGCGACGGGCGCGCCCACCTGCAGGCCGGCGCGGGCATCGTGGCCGACAGCGTGCCGGAGGACGAAGAGCGCGAATGCCGGGCCAAGGCGCGAGCGCTGCTGGCCGCCGTCCACGCGGCGCGCATCATGACCCGCAGCGCCGAGGCTTCCGGAGGGCAGCGATGACGGTCTCGGAGCGCTACCGCGCCGACTACGAGGCGCTGCGCCACGGCGCCGGCGGCGTCACGGTGGCCCGCGACGTCCTGGTGGTCACCGGGCCCGACGCGGCGAGCTTCCTGCAGGGTCAGCTCAGCCAGGACGTGGCCGCGCTGGCGCCCGGCGAGGTGACGTCGTCGCTGCTGCTGCAGCCCGACGGCAAGCTGCACAGCCTCCTGCGGGTCAGCCGCGCCGGCCCGGACCGGTTCGTCTGCGACCTGGCAGCCGGCGCCGGTGAAGCCGCGCTGGCACGCCTCGAGCGTTTCAAGCTCCGTGTCGACGTCGACCTGGAACTGCATCGCCTCTCCATGCTGGCCGTGCGGGGCCCGGCCGCGCCCGCGCTGCCCATGGGCGCCGCGGACTCTCCGGCAGCGGACGCGCCCGGCGATGCGCCGGCCGGCAGGGACGACCGGCGAGCCCCCGTCGTGGCGGCGCCGGTGCGTTGGGGGAGCCTGCCCGGCTGGGATCTCGTGGCCGGGCAGGTGGCGCCGCCGCCGGGCACAACCCTCTGCGGCGCCGACGCGCTCGAGGCCGTGCGGATCGAATCGGGAGTGCCCGCCGCCGGCCGCGAGCTGACCGAGGGGCTCATACCGGCCGAGTCGGGCATCGTCGCCGAGACCGTGAGTTTCACGAAAGGCTGCTTCGTGGGCCAGGAACTGGTCGCCCGGATCGACAGCCGCGGCGGCCGGACGCCGCGGCGGCTGCGCGGCGTGGTTCTGGAGGACGCCGAGCCCCCTGCGACCGGCGCACCGCTGATCGATGCGGACGGCAAGCCGCTCGGCCGCATCACCAGCAGCGCCTTCTCACCCACCTTCGAGGCCGTTGTCGCCCTGGCCTACGTGCACCGCCGCGTCGAGCCGCCTGCGCTGGCGCGTCTCGACGGCGACGACGGGCGGTCGTGCGAGATCAGGGTGCTGCCGCTGGTGCCGTGAGCACCGCCGGGGGCCGGGGCGCGCGGGAGGGCGCCCGGCGCGCCGCGCTGCTACACGTGGTCGTCGAACCGGTGCCTGCCGGCCGGTAGGGTCGCGGCGTGTTCGTCAAGATCTGCGGCATCACCAGCGAGGAGGACGGCCTCCTGGCCGTGGCGATGGGCGCCGACGCGGTCGGGTTTCTCTTCGCCCCTTCGCCGCGGCGGGTCTCGCCCGCCACCGCCGGCGAGATAGCCCGGCGGCTGCCGCCGGAGATTCTCACCGTGGGTATCTTCCGCAACGAGGATCCGCGCAGCGTGGTGCGCATCGCCAACGGGGCGCGCCTGCGCGCCGTGCAGCTGCACGGCCGGGAGTCCCCGGAGGAGACCAAGCGGGTGCGCCAGCAGGTGCCGAGGGTGATAAAGGCGTTCCGCGCCGGTTCGGAGGAGCTGGAGCAGGCCCGGTCCTACGGTGCCGACATCATCCTCGTGGACGCCGATCAGCCCGGCTCGGGGAAGGTCTTCGACTGGGCCCTGGCTGAACGCGCGGCAGGGTCGCTCCCGGTGATCGTGGCGGGAGGGCTCACGCCGGAGAACGTGGCCGCGGCGATCGGCAAGACACGCCCCTGGGGTGTCGACGTGTCGACAGGGGTGGAGTCGGCGCCGGGCCGGAAGGATCCGCGCCTGGTGCGGGAGTTCATCAACGCGGCGCGTCAGGCCGCCGCGGAACTGCCGACGCCGGAGCCGCCCAGCGGCGTGCTCTACGACTGGCAGGCCGAGTTCTGACCGCAGGAGCGGGCGAGAGGACACGGGTGCCGTCGTGAGCATGACCGAACCGACGCCGGAGGGTCGCTTCGGCGAGTTCGGGGGGTGCTACGTCCCCGAGACCCTGGTGCCGGCGTGCCAGGAACTCGACCGGGCGTTCCGCGCCGCCTGGGCCGAGGGGGCGTTCCGCCGGCGGCTCGACGACCTGCTGCGCGACTACGCCGGCCGGCCCTCGCCGCTGACCGACTGCCCCCGCCTGTCGGCCGAACTGGGGCTGCGCGTCCTGTGCAAGCGGGAGGACCTCAACCACACCGGCTCGCACAAGATCAACAACGTGCTGGGGCAGGCGCTCCTGGCCGAGCGCATGGGGAAGACCCGCCTCGTGGCCGAGACGGGCGCCGGTCAGCACGGCGTCGCCACGGCCACCGCCGCGGCCCTGCTGGGCATGGAATGCACGGTGTACATGGGTGAGGTGGACGTGAGTCGCCAGGAGCTGAACGTGTTCCGCATGCGCCTGCTCGGCGCCGAGGTGCACGCCGTCACCACGGGCAGCCGCACACTCAAGGACGCCATCAACGAGGCGCTGCGCGACTGGGTGGCCACCGTGCAGCAGACCCATTACTGCCTCGGCTCGGTCATGGGTCCCCATCCGTATCCCTGGATGGTCCGCGAGTTCCACCGGGTCATCGGTGACGAGGCCCGCCGGCAGTGTGCCGAGCGCCTCGGAGGTGACCCCGACGTCGTCGTGGCCTGCGTGGGCGGCGGCTCCAACGCGGCCGGAATCTTCAGCGGGTTCGCCGACGGCCGCGCCGAACTCGTGGGTGTCGAGCCCGCCGGGGGAGCGGCCGTGGGGCGCGGTGCCCCCGGCGTTGTACACGGGTCGCTGTCGTACCTCATGCAGGACGAGTTCGGGCAGGTGCTCGAGGCCGAGTCGATCTCCGCCGGGCTGGACTATCCCGGCGTCGGGCCGGAGCACGCCCACCTGGCGGCCACCGGCCGGGCGCGGTATGAGAACGTGACCGACGAGGAGGTGCTGGCGGCCTTCGAGCTGCTCTCGCGTACCGAGGGGATCATTCCCGCCCTCGAGCCCGCCCACGGGCTGGCCTGGATCAGCCGTGAGCGAGAACTGCTGGCAGGGCGCACAGTCCTGCTGAACCTGTCGGGACGCGGCGACAAGGACGTCGACCTGGTCATGGGACTGCACGGGTGAGCGGGGCTCGGCCCGGCCGCCTGGAGGCCTCCCTGCGCGCCGCGCGCGACGGCGGGCGCAAGTGCCTCGTGCCCTACGTCACCGGCGGGCTGGACGGTTGGGAGGCCGCCGTCGAGGCCGCCGCGGTCGCCGGCGCCGATGCCGTCGAGATCGGCATTCCCTTCTCGGACCCCGTGATCGACGGGCCCACGGTCCAGGAGGCGGGGGACCGGGCCCTGGCGGCCGGCGCCACCCCGGCAGGCCTCCTGTCGGCGGCGGCCGCTCTGGAGGTGGGTGTGCCCCTGGTGGTCATGACCTACTACAACATCGCCCACCACATGGGTCACGAGCGGTTCGCCCGGTCGCTGGCCACCTCGGGAATCTCCGGGGCGATCCTGGCCGACCTGCCGCTGGAGGAGAGCGGGCCCTGGACCGCCGCCGCTGACGAGGCCGGCGTCGAGACGGTGCTGCTGGCCGCCCCGACGGCCTCGGGCGAACGGCTGGAGGCCATTTGCGCCCGTGCGCGGGGATTCGTCTACGCCATCGGCCTGCTCGGCGTGACCGGTGAGCGCGCCGCGCTGGCCTCCAGCGCGCTGGTCATCGCCGGCCGGCTGAAGGAGGTCACCGATCTGCCGGTGCTGGTCGGCGTGGGCGTCTCGACGCCGGCCCAGGCCGCCGAGGCGACCACGGTCGCGGACGGCGTGGTCGTAGGCTCGGCGGTCGTGCGGCGGCTGCTGGAGGGTGAGGGACCCGACGGCGTGGGGTCATTCGTGGCCGACTTGCGCCGTGCCCTGGACCGCTCCAGGCCATGAGGAGCGGCACGAACGGCAGCGGCGCCTCTCGAACCGGAGCTCTCGCCGTCCTTGCAGCTCTCGCCCTGCTTGCCGGCGCGTGCGGGGGGAGCGAAGACGCCGCCCCCGGCCCCACCACGACGACGCTGTTCATCCCCGAGGCGCCGGAGACCGACGTGCCGCCGCCGAACGCCGACGGCGAGGTGCTGCCCGGCCGGGCGCCGCTTGCGGACAGCAGCGGACGGGAGGCGGTTCCCTCGGCGCTGGCGGACCGGTCCTGGCCCGGATTCGCCGCACTCATCCCGCCCGATCAAATCCGCTCCGGCGGTCCGCCGCCCGACGGCATCCCGGCCCTCGACGAGCCGGTGTTCGCGCCGACCGCCGAGATCGATTTCCTGGCCGACGGCGAGGCCGTCCTGGCCCTGGAGATCAACGGCGACGCCCGCGCCTACCCGTTGCAGATCATGACCTGGCACGAGCTGGTGAACGACACGGTGGGCGGTGTGCCGGTCACCATCTCGTACTGCCCGCTGTGCAACTCCTCGGTGGCCTACGACCGCAACGCCGCCGGGCGCGTGCTGGACTTCGGCACCTCCGGGATGCTGTACCAGTCGTCGCTGGTCATGTACGACCGCCAGACGCAGTCGCTGTGGACCCACTTTGACGGCCTCGCCGTGATCGGGGAGCTGATCGGCACCCAGCTGGACTTCTGGCCGATGGCCATCGTGTCCTGGGCGGCGTGGCGCGACGCCCACCCTGACGGCAGGGTGCTGACGCAGGAGACCGGCTACCACCGGAGCTACGGGCGCAACCCCTACGTCGGCTACGAGACCAGCGAGCGGCTGCTGACCCCCGCCTTCCAGTCCACCGACATCGACGAGCGCCTGCCCGCCAAGGAACGGGTCGTGGGCATCCGCAGCGCTGGCGACGCGGTGGCCGTGCGCCACGCCCACCTCACCGAGAGCGGCGTGGTGGAGGTGGACCTGGCGGGCGTGCCGCTGGTGGTCTGGAACCTGCCGGGCGCCAGCTCCGCCATCGACGCCCCCGAGTTGGCCAACGGCATCGACGTGGGCTCCAGCGGCGTCTTCGAACGCACCCTCGACGGGCGGCTGCTGAGCTTCACCCGCAGCGCCGGCGGGTTCCGCGACGACGAGACCGGCTCCACCTGGAACCTGTTCGGCGAGGCGACCGCCGGCGAGCTGGCCGGCAGCCGACTTCAGGCCCGCGAGTTCGTGGACACCTTCTGGTTCGCCTGGGGCACCTTCGAGCCCACCAGCAGCATCGTCCCGCCGCTCGGCTAGGAGTGTGCCGAGTAGTCCACGGGCAGCGCCGGTCGGGTGGCCAGGCCCTGGATTCCGGCCCCGGATCGAGTCCGGGGCAGGCTCTTCGCCGGAATGACGTGTCGGGACGTCGGGAGCATTGCTCAGCAGTCGGCTAGCCGGTCGGCATCTCCGCAGGAGGCGCTTCGGTCAGCAGGTCGGTGCGGTACAGGTAGCGGATGTCCCAGACCCCGAAGAGGGTCGGCGTGGTGTTGCCGAAGACGTTGCGCACCGCGGTGAGGCGCTCGGGCAGGGTCGTGTAGACCAGCGGGACGTTCTCGGCCACGATCTCCTGGACGCGGCGGTACTGGGCCACGCGCTCGGCGTGGTCGAGTTCCTGGCTTGCGCTGACGAACAGGGCGTCGATCTCGGCCTCCCAGTCCGTGGCGGGAGACTCCTGGTTCGGATGCCAGAGATGCAGGTTGCCACTGCTGTGCCAAAGGGTGATGCCGTAGTGCGGCTCCGTTCCGCCGGTGAAGCCGATCACCATGGTCTGCCAGTCGTAGGTCTCGGTGAGCTGGTCGACCAGGTCACCCCACTCGATCGCCTGGTAGTCCACGGCCAGCCCGATGGCCTCCATGCCCTGCTGGATCAACTCCGTGCTCCGCTGGCGCACGGTGTTGCCGGCGTTGGTCACGAGCGTGAACTCGATGCGGTTCCCGGCGGAGTCCTCGCGGACGCCGTCGCCGTCGCCATCGGTCCAGCCGAGTTCGTCGAGGATCCGGTTGGCGCGAGCCGGGTCGTACTCGTAGCGCCGCACGTCGGGGTTGTGGAAGTCCCCGGCCGCGGGGCTGATGGAACTCCACTGGGCATAGCCCTGGCCGTGCTGCACCTCGTTGACGAGGGTGTCCTTGTCGACGCTGTGGGCGATGGCCTGCCGGAAGCGCGTGTTGGAGAACCACTCCCGCTTGACGGGGTCGAGGTACGGCTCGCCGTCGGCACCGCTGCCGGGGTTCATGTTGAAGGCCAGGAAGGTCGTTCCGAAGGCCGGACCCCGGCGGTGGATCGTGAAGCCGTGCTCCTCCTGCAACGGTGCCAGGTCGGCGTACTCCGCGCCGAGCACGCCGTGCAGATCGGAGCCGCCGTCTCCGAAGGCGGCGAGCTCTGCTTCGAGGTCCTCCACGATGACGTGGATGATCTCGTCCAGGTAGGGCAGCCCGTTGCCGTCGGCGTCGGTCATCCAGTAGTTCGGGTTGCGTTGCAGCACCAGGCGCTCGCCGGGCTCGTAGCTCGCGATCGTGAACGGTCCGGTGCCGATGATCTCGGTGGGATCGGTGTCGATGCCCCAGGCCGAGGCGAAGCTGCCGTCCTCGACGTGCGGTGCGAGCAGGTGCTCGGGGTAGATCGAGGTGCCGAGCGAGCGCAGGAACGGCGCGAACGGCACGGGCAGGGTGATCTGCACGGTGTGGTCGTCCAGCGCCGTCACCGTCATCCGGTCCGTCTGCCAGGAGCCGTCCTCGTCGAGATGGCGGAACTCGAAGGTCGAGCGAGCGGAGGCGCGGATCTCGTCGTTGTAGATGATCCGATTGAAGGTGAAGTCGACGTCGAGGGCTGTGAACGGTTCTCCGTCGTGCCAGGTGGCGTCCCTGCGGAGGTGGAAGGTCCAGGTGAGGCCGTCCTCGGACCGCTCCCAGCTTTCGGCCAGTGCCGGTTCCACCTCGTCGGTCAACCAGGACGTCTCGGTGAGACCCTCGAAGAGGTATCCCAGCACGTTCGAGGATGCGGCGTCGGTGGAGATCGCAAGGTTGAAGGTGAGCGGCTCGGAGATGGTGGCGATCGTGAGGCTGCCACCGTGTCCGCCGACGGTGTAGCCGAACTCTTCGGCGTTCTGGCGGAGCCGGGCGACGAGCGAGTCTGAGTCCTCGGTCGCCCCGCTCGCCTGCCCGGCCGTCGCAGTCTCGGTCGTGGTGGTCTCAGCCTCGGGAGGGTCGTCGGAGGCGACCCCGGAGGATGCGGCAGCCAGGAGGGCGAGCGGTGCGGCGAGCAGTGCGATGAGGCACCGGGTCACCGCCGGGCGTCGGGTGGAGCGTCGCAACATCAGGTCACGTCCCTTTCGATTGTTTTCGTACCTGTCAGCAGGCGGGAATGCTATCCGGGCGGCGTCGATACCCGGCCCGAGCCGCTGTCGGGGACGCAACGTCGCCACCGAGGTGACGCTGAAGACCCTGGGCGCGGACCTCACCGGCGGCGAGGGGACCTTGCACCCAACGACTGTCAAGAGTTACCTCAGCGCCTTGTCACGCCTTTTCGTGGCGGAGGAGCTTCCGGCCTGGAGGCCCCATCTGCGATCTCGTGCCGCCCTCCGCTCCACGCCGAAGCGTTTCCTCGCCGACCCATCGCTCGCCGTGGCCTCGCTTCGCTCCAACGCCGATCAGATGATGGCCGATCTGAGCTATTTCGGGCTGGTGTTCGAGTCGCTGGTTCGGCGCGACCTGAGCGTCTATGCGCAGGCCAACGGCTGGGAGTTGTCCCACTACCGCGACAGCGCGGGCCTTGAGGTGGATTTGATCCTCACGAGCCTCGACTACCGGGGGTGGGCCGCGGTAGAGGTGAAACTGGGCGGCGGGGCTCTGGTGGAGCGGGGCGCCGCAGCGCTGCGGAGGCTGCGCGAGCGGGTCGACTCCGATCGCATGGGCGAGCCCCGGAAGCTCGCCGTCATCACCGTCGGCGGTTACGGCTTCGAATATCCCGACGGCGTGGCGGTGGTGCCGATCACGGCGCTCGGCCCCTGAGGACGGACCTCCCGCCCCCGGCCGGTCGGCCCTCGGGGGCTGGCCTCGCCGGCGCGCGTTGCCCGCCTGTGGTGCCGGCGGGGGCGTGCCCCGCGCTTCAGACGCCCACCGACGACGAGACCGACACCGCCGCCCTCGCAGCCGAGATCGAGTAGGCGCACGTGATCATGTGGTCGCCTCGGAGACTGCTGGGCAATGCTCCCGACGCCCCGGCCCGTCAGTCCGGCGCAGAGCCTGCCCCGGACTCGATCCGGGGCCGGAATCCAGGACCTGGCCACCCGATCGGCGCTGCCCGTGGATTGCTCGGCACGCTCCTAGGATTGCGCCGACAGCATGTGCAGCAGCGAGGAGCCCCTCATGAAACTCCAAGCAGGCGACCCGGCGCCGGACTTCCGGTTGCTGAACCAGGACGGCGAGGAGGTGTCCCTCGCGGACTTCGCCGGTCGCAGGGTCGCGCTGTTCTTCTACCCGAAGGCCATGACCCCTGGTTGAACCAAGCAGGCCTGCGGCATGCGTGACATCGCCGATCAGCTTCCCGAGGAGGTCTCCATCCTGGGGATGAGCGCGGATCCTCCCAACCGCCAGAAGCGCTTCGACGAGAAGCACGACCTGGGGTTCGGGCTGCTCTCGGATCCCGACAACTCCACAACCTCCTCCTACGGGGCGCGCAGCGAGAAGAAGATGTACGGCAACACCTTCATCGGAACCACCCGGTCGGCCTTCCTGATCGACGCCGAGGGTCGCATCGAGCAGGCCTGGTACGGCATCAGCCCGAAGGACACGCCGCTGGAGATCCTGGCCGCCCTCGAGGAGACCGGGTGAGCGGCGCGCCGCTGCCGGCGCCCGCCTCGATCCTCCCGCACAGGCCGCCGTTCCTGCTGCTGGACGAGGTCACCGCGCTGGTACCCGGCGAGCGGGCCGAGGGTTACTGGCGCACAACCGGCGACGAGTCCTTCTTCGCCGGGCACTTCCCGGGCCGCCCCACCCTGCCGGGAGTGCTCATGACCGAGGCGCTCGCCCAGTTGGGCGCCTACGCGGTCCTCAGCGACGAGCGCATGGCAGGCAGGCTGCCGCTGTTCGGAGGCATCGACGGGGCTCGCTTCCGCCGTCAGGTGCTGCCCGGTGAGCGGCTTGACCTACAGGTGGAGGTGTTGCGACTGTCAGCGCGCGCCGGGCGGGCGGCGGGGGAGGCGTCGGTGGACGGCAAGCCGGCCTGCAGCTGCGAGTTGATGTTCGTAGCCGTCCCCGCCTGAGGGGCCGGCCCGTGCTCTCGGCCCTCCGGGACTAAGCCGCCGGGGGTGGGCTGATGACCAGGCAGCCGTTGTGCCCGCCGAAGCCCGAGAGTTCGGGGAGATGCTGGCCCCGGCCCTCCGGGACTAAGCCGCCGGGGGTGGGCTGATGACCAGGCAGCCGTTGTGCCCGCCGAAGCCGAAGGAATTGGAGATGCTGGGACCCGGCTCCCACTCGCAGGGATCCGGTGCCAGGATGCGGATCGGCGCCATGTCCGGGTCGGGGGTCTCGTAACACGCTGTGGGGGGCAGCACACCCCGCTGGATGGACATGACCACGGCGGCCGCCTCGATGGCACCGGCCGCTCCGAGCGCGTGGCCGGTGACGCCCTTGGTCGAGGTCACCAGCGGCCCGGGGGAGCCGAACACCTTGTGGATGGCCTCGGCCTCGCTGGCGTCGTTGAGAGGCGTCGAAGTGCCGTGGGCGTTGATGTGGGCAATGTCTGACGGTGCCAGACCGGCGTCGCCCAGCGCCCGCTCCATACAGGCCACTGCGCCCGCCCCGCCGGGCGACGGCGCGGTGATGTGGTACGCATCGGCCGTGCTGGCGTAGCCGGCGATCTCGGCCATGATTTCTGCGCCGCGCGCCCGGGCGAACTCCAACTCCTCCAGCACCAGCACCCCGCATCCCTCCGCGTGCATGAAGCCGTCGCGCTCGAGATCGAACGGGCGGGAGATGCCCACCCGGGACAGCGCGGTCATGTTGGCGAAGCCCTGCAGGCCGGTCGGGGAACTCGAACACTCCGAGCCCCCGGCCAGCATCACGTCGCAGCGGCCGTGGCGGATCAGTTCGGCGGCGTTGCCAATGGACTGGGTGGCGGAGGCGCAAGCCGTGGAGGTCGATTCGCAAGGCCCCTGGTAGCCGTAGCGCATGGAGACGGCGGCAGCCGCGGCGTTGGCCATCATCATGGGGATGAGGAAGGGCGAGACTCTCTTGGGGCCCTTCACGAAGTGCGCCAGCATGCAGGTCTCGATGCTCATGAGGCCGCCCACGCCCGTCCCGATCCACACGCCCACCCGGTCGGGATCCGGCGCCAGGGCGCCGGCCTCCTCCAGCGCCTCGGCGGCGCACGCCAGGGCGAACTGGGTGAACCGGTCGTGGCGGCGCATCTCCTTGGCGTTGGCGAAGTGCGGCGCCGGGTCGAAGCCCGCCACCGTGCGCAGACCCTTCGGAGGCTCGGTCAACAGCCCGGCGAAGAAGTCCTCCTGCCCGACTCCGCAGGCCGCCAGGACGCCGAGGCCGGTGACGACCACCCGGCGGCGGCTCATCCCAATTTGGCCTCGATCATCGTGAAGGCGGCGCCCACGGTCTCGATGTCCTCGAGCTCCTCCTCCTCGACGGTCACATCGAACTCCTCCTCGAGCGCCATGACCAGCTCCACGAGGTCGAGGCTGTCGGCGTCGAGGTCATCGGCGAAGCTGGCCTCGAGGGTCACCTGATCCGCTTCGACGGACAGCACCTCGACGGCACAACGCTGGAATCGTTCGAAATGGTCGTTGCTCACTGCATTCACTCCGTCGTCTCGGGGTCAACTCATGCTCAGGCCACCGTCCACGGGGATGACGGCCCCCGTGATGTAGCCGGCCTCGGGTGAGACAAGGAAGCATACGGTCGCCGCCACCTCGGCCGTCGTGCCGAAACGGCCGAGCGGGACCGCCGAGCGGATCTCTTCCTGCCGCTCGTGGCTCAGCGCATCGATCATATCGGTCTCGATCGGGCCGGGCGCCACGACATTGACCGTGACGTTGCGCCCGGCGAACTCCTTGGCGACCGAGCGGGCGAGCCCCACGAGGCCGGCCTTGGAGGCCGCGTAGTTCGCCTGGCCCGCCTGGCCGCCGAGACCCACCACCGAGGAGACCAGGATCACGCGCCCCCAGCGGGCGCGCATCATCGAGCGCACGCCGCGGCGCAGCACCCGGTAGCCCCCGGTGAGGTTGGTGTCCAGGACGGCGGCGAAGTCCTCCTCGCTCA
This region of bacterium genomic DNA includes:
- a CDS encoding DUF4143 domain-containing protein; translated protein: MTLKTLGADLTGGEGTLHPTTVKSYLSALSRLFVAEELPAWRPHLRSRAALRSTPKRFLADPSLAVASLRSNADQMMADLSYFGLVFESLVRRDLSVYAQANGWELSHYRDSAGLEVDLILTSLDYRGWAAVEVKLGGGALVERGAAALRRLRERVDSDRMGEPRKLAVITVGGYGFEYPDGVAVVPITALGP
- a CDS encoding ABC transporter substrate-binding protein, whose protein sequence is MLRRSTRRPAVTRCLIALLAAPLALLAAASSGVASDDPPEAETTTTETATAGQASGATEDSDSLVARLRQNAEEFGYTVGGHGGSLTIATISEPLTFNLAISTDAASSNVLGYLFEGLTETSWLTDEVEPALAESWERSEDGLTWTFHLRRDATWHDGEPFTALDVDFTFNRIIYNDEIRASARSTFEFRHLDEDGSWQTDRMTVTALDDHTVQITLPVPFAPFLRSLGTSIYPEHLLAPHVEDGSFASAWGIDTDPTEIIGTGPFTIASYEPGERLVLQRNPNYWMTDADGNGLPYLDEIIHVIVEDLEAELAAFGDGGSDLHGVLGAEYADLAPLQEEHGFTIHRRGPAFGTTFLAFNMNPGSGADGEPYLDPVKREWFSNTRFRQAIAHSVDKDTLVNEVQHGQGYAQWSSISPAAGDFHNPDVRRYEYDPARANRILDELGWTDGDGDGVREDSAGNRIEFTLVTNAGNTVRQRSTELIQQGMEAIGLAVDYQAIEWGDLVDQLTETYDWQTMVIGFTGGTEPHYGITLWHSSGNLHLWHPNQESPATDWEAEIDALFVSASQELDHAERVAQYRRVQEIVAENVPLVYTTLPERLTAVRNVFGNTTPTLFGVWDIRYLYRTDLLTEAPPAEMPTG
- the trpA gene encoding tryptophan synthase subunit alpha — protein: MSGARPGRLEASLRAARDGGRKCLVPYVTGGLDGWEAAVEAAAVAGADAVEIGIPFSDPVIDGPTVQEAGDRALAAGATPAGLLSAAAALEVGVPLVVMTYYNIAHHMGHERFARSLATSGISGAILADLPLEESGPWTAAADEAGVETVLLAAPTASGERLEAICARARGFVYAIGLLGVTGERAALASSALVIAGRLKEVTDLPVLVGVGVSTPAQAAEATTVADGVVVGSAVVRRLLEGEGPDGVGSFVADLRRALDRSRP
- the trpB gene encoding tryptophan synthase subunit beta codes for the protein MTEPTPEGRFGEFGGCYVPETLVPACQELDRAFRAAWAEGAFRRRLDDLLRDYAGRPSPLTDCPRLSAELGLRVLCKREDLNHTGSHKINNVLGQALLAERMGKTRLVAETGAGQHGVATATAAALLGMECTVYMGEVDVSRQELNVFRMRLLGAEVHAVTTGSRTLKDAINEALRDWVATVQQTHYCLGSVMGPHPYPWMVREFHRVIGDEARRQCAERLGGDPDVVVACVGGGSNAAGIFSGFADGRAELVGVEPAGGAAVGRGAPGVVHGSLSYLMQDEFGQVLEAESISAGLDYPGVGPEHAHLAATGRARYENVTDEEVLAAFELLSRTEGIIPALEPAHGLAWISRERELLAGRTVLLNLSGRGDKDVDLVMGLHG
- the bcp gene encoding thioredoxin-dependent thiol peroxidase — its product is MKLQAGDPAPDFRLLNQDGEEVSLADFAGRRVALFFYPKAMTPGUTKQACGMRDIADQLPEEVSILGMSADPPNRQKRFDEKHDLGFGLLSDPDNSTTSSYGARSEKKMYGNTFIGTTRSAFLIDAEGRIEQAWYGISPKDTPLEILAALEETG
- a CDS encoding phosphoribosylanthranilate isomerase translates to MFVKICGITSEEDGLLAVAMGADAVGFLFAPSPRRVSPATAGEIARRLPPEILTVGIFRNEDPRSVVRIANGARLRAVQLHGRESPEETKRVRQQVPRVIKAFRAGSEELEQARSYGADIILVDADQPGSGKVFDWALAERAAGSLPVIVAGGLTPENVAAAIGKTRPWGVDVSTGVESAPGRKDPRLVREFINAARQAAAELPTPEPPSGVLYDWQAEF
- the trpE gene encoding anthranilate synthase component I; the protein is MNARPSRQEFGRLAAHHRVVPVWRELLADLITPVAAFSRIVGDEPGFLLESTERQNRWSRFSFMGCRPRARIVARGRRLTISGDDLGPVPIDEGVLAALDVILERFRSPAIEGLPPLHSGVVGYLGYDVVREVERLPNPPADDVGMPDAVLDVIGRFVAFDHWRQRVLLIHNVILPPEPTGQVLDDAYEEALESLEELARAGARPQPEPLLEPPGDRDPLPEVSAGMTPEDYCAAVRAAKEHILEGDIFQVVLSERFDFELEADPFQLYRALRQINPSPYMYFLRHPEATLVGSSPEPMVQLRDGRVTSRPIAGTRPRGADEREDRRLAGELAEHPKELAEHLMLLDLARNDVGRVVRPGTLGTDEQMTLEYYSHVMHLTSQVSGELASGHSPVDVLRATLPAGTVSGAPKVRAMEIIDDLEPTRRGPYAGVVGYLDFSGNLDTAICIRTVAVRDGRAHLQAGAGIVADSVPEDEERECRAKARALLAAVHAARIMTRSAEASGGQR
- a CDS encoding DUF3179 domain-containing protein, with product MRSGTNGSGASRTGALAVLAALALLAGACGGSEDAAPGPTTTTLFIPEAPETDVPPPNADGEVLPGRAPLADSSGREAVPSALADRSWPGFAALIPPDQIRSGGPPPDGIPALDEPVFAPTAEIDFLADGEAVLALEINGDARAYPLQIMTWHELVNDTVGGVPVTISYCPLCNSSVAYDRNAAGRVLDFGTSGMLYQSSLVMYDRQTQSLWTHFDGLAVIGELIGTQLDFWPMAIVSWAAWRDAHPDGRVLTQETGYHRSYGRNPYVGYETSERLLTPAFQSTDIDERLPAKERVVGIRSAGDAVAVRHAHLTESGVVEVDLAGVPLVVWNLPGASSAIDAPELANGIDVGSSGVFERTLDGRLLSFTRSAGGFRDDETGSTWNLFGEATAGELAGSRLQAREFVDTFWFAWGTFEPTSSIVPPLG